Proteins found in one Magnolia sinica isolate HGM2019 chromosome 5, MsV1, whole genome shotgun sequence genomic segment:
- the LOC131246030 gene encoding uncharacterized protein LOC131246030 isoform X2: MELLRLPIVRPSSLTVFFSISNTARLSVRRVATRFLSCPLRTFAAARSERALPQKKKKRLDEVCLEQYQQYSRTFIQSWILQGKVFVDGRVVNKAGTPVSDKAVVEIVAEVPKYVCRAGYKLEAAIEQLGVDVAGRVALDSGLSTGGFTDCLLQYGVSFVYGVDVGYGQVADKIRQDERVSVIERTNLRYLPGLPQKVDLVTLDLSFISILLVMPAVLNVMKNESTLITLVKPQFEARRSQVGGGGIVRDPAVHQEVLERIIKGVEGFGFSNKGWIESPLKGAEGNTEFLVCFHRNS, encoded by the exons ATGGAGTTGCTGAGGCTTCCAATCGTTCGTCCCTCCTCTCTGACAGTGTTCTTCTCCATTTCAAACACAGCTCGACTatctg TAAGGCGGGTCGCTACTCGTTTCCTTTCATGTCCGTTGAGAACCTTTGCAGCTGCAAGATCGGAAAGAGCTCTACCCCAGAAGAA GAAAAAGAGGCTGGATGAGGTCTGTCTTGAACAGTACCAGCAGTACAGCCGAACCTTCATACAGTCATGGATCCTACAAG GCAAAGTATTTGTGGATGGAAGAGTGGTAAATAAGGCTGGAACACCGGTATCAGATAAAGCAGTTGTGGAGATAGTGGCTGAGGTTCCAAAATATGTATGTAG AGCAGGATACAAGTTAGAGGCTGCCATTGAGCAGTTAGGTGTTGATGTTGCGGGAAGAGTTGCTCTTGACTCAGGGCTTTCGACTGGAGGCTTTACTGATTGTTTGCTTCAATACGGTGTATCGTTTGTCTATGGAGTTGATGTAGGCTATGGACAG GTGGCTGATAAAATTCGCCAGGACGAGCGTGTCTCTGTCATAGAGAGGACAAACTTGAGATACCTTCCTGGGCTTCCGCAAAAAGTGGACCTTGTGACTCTGGACCTTTCATTTATTTCCATACTTTTG GTGATGCCTGCTGTACTCAATGTCATGAAGAATGAGTCCACATTGATTACACTGGTCAAACCACAATTTGAGGCTCGCAGATCACAG GTGGGAGGTGGAGGAATTGTGAGAGATCCTGCAGTACATCAGGAG GTTCTTGAGAGGATCATCAAGGGCGTAGAAGGTTTCGGTTTCTCCAACAAAGGGTGGATAGAGTCTCCCCTAAAGGGCGCTGAGGGAAACACAGAATTTCTGGTTTGCTTCCATAGAAACTCCTGA
- the LOC131246030 gene encoding uncharacterized protein LOC131246030 isoform X1, with the protein MELLRLPIVRPSSLTVFFSISNTARLSVRRVATRFLSCPLRTFAAARSERALPQKKKKRLDEVCLEQYQQYSRTFIQSWILQGKVFVDGRVVNKAGTPVSDKAVVEIVAEVPKYVCRAGYKLEAAIEQLGVDVAGRVALDSGLSTGGFTDCLLQYGVSFVYGVDVGYGQVADKIRQDERVSVIERTNLRYLPGLPQKVDLVTLDLSFISILLVMPAVLNVMKNESTLITLVKPQFEARRSQVGGGGIVRDPAVHQEYDFPAIMLHPQRGPNLSGPHWHASMPCVWWMSHHNLVLERIIKGVEGFGFSNKGWIESPLKGAEGNTEFLVCFHRNS; encoded by the exons ATGGAGTTGCTGAGGCTTCCAATCGTTCGTCCCTCCTCTCTGACAGTGTTCTTCTCCATTTCAAACACAGCTCGACTatctg TAAGGCGGGTCGCTACTCGTTTCCTTTCATGTCCGTTGAGAACCTTTGCAGCTGCAAGATCGGAAAGAGCTCTACCCCAGAAGAA GAAAAAGAGGCTGGATGAGGTCTGTCTTGAACAGTACCAGCAGTACAGCCGAACCTTCATACAGTCATGGATCCTACAAG GCAAAGTATTTGTGGATGGAAGAGTGGTAAATAAGGCTGGAACACCGGTATCAGATAAAGCAGTTGTGGAGATAGTGGCTGAGGTTCCAAAATATGTATGTAG AGCAGGATACAAGTTAGAGGCTGCCATTGAGCAGTTAGGTGTTGATGTTGCGGGAAGAGTTGCTCTTGACTCAGGGCTTTCGACTGGAGGCTTTACTGATTGTTTGCTTCAATACGGTGTATCGTTTGTCTATGGAGTTGATGTAGGCTATGGACAG GTGGCTGATAAAATTCGCCAGGACGAGCGTGTCTCTGTCATAGAGAGGACAAACTTGAGATACCTTCCTGGGCTTCCGCAAAAAGTGGACCTTGTGACTCTGGACCTTTCATTTATTTCCATACTTTTG GTGATGCCTGCTGTACTCAATGTCATGAAGAATGAGTCCACATTGATTACACTGGTCAAACCACAATTTGAGGCTCGCAGATCACAG GTGGGAGGTGGAGGAATTGTGAGAGATCCTGCAGTACATCAGGAG TATGATTTTCCGGCTATTATGCTTCATCCACAGCGTGGCCCCAATTTGTCTGGTCCACATTGGCATGCTagtatgccatgtgtatggtggatgagcCACCACAATTTA GTTCTTGAGAGGATCATCAAGGGCGTAGAAGGTTTCGGTTTCTCCAACAAAGGGTGGATAGAGTCTCCCCTAAAGGGCGCTGAGGGAAACACAGAATTTCTGGTTTGCTTCCATAGAAACTCCTGA